From Thermodesulfobacteriota bacterium, a single genomic window includes:
- a CDS encoding MlaA family lipoprotein, translating to MKRQFNLFLIILGIGFLILSGCAHRKADTPVSPSDASTKKPVSPNREISPSEEAKSNLAEKDEFLDEFENEFKEKAVTVADPLSLWNRAMHHFNDKLYFWFLKPVAKGYRAIVPGVVRTGVRNFFSNIFTPIRLTSCVLQGKVNAGGTELVRFAVNSTVGILGFGDPAQKYFNLDISDEDLGQTLGAYGIGNGFYLVWPVLGPSTLRDSVGMVGDRFLNPITYVKPIEASVAIWSFDKINETSLHIGDWESIKEAAIEPYEAFRDAYIQYRNNKVKH from the coding sequence ATGAAAAGACAGTTTAATCTATTTTTAATAATCTTGGGGATTGGTTTTCTGATATTATCCGGCTGTGCTCACAGAAAAGCAGATACACCTGTATCACCCTCTGATGCTTCAACTAAAAAACCTGTTTCACCAAACCGGGAGATATCTCCATCTGAGGAAGCCAAGTCGAATTTAGCAGAAAAGGACGAATTCCTTGATGAGTTTGAAAATGAATTTAAAGAAAAGGCGGTGACAGTGGCCGATCCTCTGTCTTTATGGAATCGGGCCATGCATCACTTTAATGACAAGCTGTATTTCTGGTTTTTAAAGCCGGTGGCAAAGGGATACAGAGCGATAGTTCCCGGAGTGGTCAGAACCGGTGTGAGAAATTTTTTTAGCAACATCTTTACCCCGATCCGCCTGACAAGCTGTGTGCTTCAGGGTAAAGTAAACGCCGGTGGAACCGAACTTGTCCGTTTTGCAGTTAACAGTACGGTGGGAATCCTTGGGTTTGGGGATCCTGCCCAGAAATACTTCAATCTTGATATAAGTGACGAAGACTTGGGCCAGACCCTGGGTGCTTATGGTATCGGCAATGGATTTTATCTGGTCTGGCCTGTGCTTGGCCCATCTACTTTACGTGATTCCGTGGGGATGGTCGGAGACCGCTTTCTAAATCCCATTACCTATGTCAAACCGATTGAAGCTTCAGTGGCAATCTGGTCTTTCGATAAAATAAACGAAACTTCCCTGCATATAGGAGATTGGGAGTCTATTAAAGAGGCAGCCATTGAACCGTATGAAGCGTTTCGCGATGCCTATATTCAGTATCGCAACAATAAGGTGAAACACTAG